A genomic segment from Methanoplanus limicola DSM 2279 encodes:
- a CDS encoding transglutaminase-like domain-containing protein, translating to MDQKKGLITLIALAAGVIIVSLIFFQTAEGALSNPYPYDESTKATYTDYNTQKAAMYRDALQTGDPQIKKFTQIRVKPRNSDGPDIAKICDLWDYTNNEWTIVSDPRGPEFISPVTETAKADLHGDCDDFSVFLSGMINSLGIDTRIASVDNTGINPGHAYPEVYIGDSESDIRTTGEYIRQRYDCVNVYFSSSYDGNKAGYWLNLDWKIGIPPPEGYFIYGKSSLVHDIYHPGGEYYSPEKTVVYFYPDGEWKKESKQIVYFGKTKFGEPEIYGI from the coding sequence ATGGATCAAAAAAAAGGACTGATAACACTGATTGCACTCGCCGCAGGAGTAATAATTGTCTCACTCATTTTTTTTCAGACGGCAGAAGGTGCATTATCAAATCCCTATCCTTACGATGAGAGTACCAAAGCCACATATACCGATTACAACACCCAAAAAGCTGCAATGTACAGGGACGCACTCCAGACAGGCGATCCACAGATAAAAAAATTTACTCAGATTAGAGTAAAACCCCGGAATTCAGACGGCCCTGACATTGCAAAGATCTGTGACCTCTGGGATTATACAAATAACGAATGGACCATTGTCAGTGACCCGCGCGGGCCTGAATTCATATCTCCGGTTACTGAAACGGCAAAGGCAGACCTGCACGGCGACTGCGATGATTTTTCAGTCTTTCTCTCAGGAATGATTAACTCCCTTGGCATTGATACCAGAATCGCCAGTGTTGACAATACCGGTATAAATCCCGGCCACGCATATCCGGAGGTATATATAGGAGACAGTGAATCTGACATCAGAACCACAGGAGAATATATCAGGCAGAGATATGACTGTGTAAATGTATATTTCTCATCATCATATGATGGAAATAAAGCAGGATACTGGCTGAATCTCGACTGGAAAATTGGCATTCCGCCACCTGAGGGTTACTTTATCTACGGGAAATCCAGCCTGGTACATGACATTTACCATCCCGGAGGAGAGTATTACAGCCCGGAAAAAACAGTAGTATATTTCTATCCTGACGGGGAGTGGAAGAAGGAATCAAAGCAGATTGTCTATTTTGGTAAGACTAAATTCGGGGAGCCGGAGATATATGGAATATAA
- a CDS encoding ArsB/NhaD family transporter: protein MFPIETLVAIAIFLITYALIIDERIHRTVAAMAGAAILVILGIVPWDAMLEHIDFGTIFLLMGMMIIVNVASNSGLFEYLAIITAKSAKGSPMKVLFLFSIVTAVTSAFLDNVTTVLLLTPMLLYIAKVMDLNPIPFLMAEIIASNVGGMGTLIGDPPNIMIASSAGLSFNEFLMIMGPIALVDLLIILVIFFLMYRKNLKVDETERKAIKNTLDSLDEKAAIQDIELFKKSIITLAFVIALFFMHSSIGEILHLVIPFVDPSMTLEPAEVALIGAALILIWSRQSPEMVFEKIEWPALFFFGGLFVLVGGLVETGVIADIAQFMIDNVKTTGEAMFVIAWFAGIASAIVDNIPLTAALIPLIHDIGANPATAIDTYPLWWALSLGACLGGNGTAIAASANVVVIGIGEREGIHISFMDFLKIGMLVLFITISVGLLMLYMMF from the coding sequence ATGTTTCCGATTGAAACCCTCGTTGCGATAGCAATTTTTCTGATAACATATGCTCTCATAATAGATGAGAGAATCCACAGGACCGTTGCTGCAATGGCAGGCGCGGCAATACTTGTCATACTTGGCATAGTGCCGTGGGATGCAATGCTTGAGCATATCGACTTTGGTACGATATTCCTGCTTATGGGAATGATGATTATCGTCAATGTGGCAAGCAACAGCGGACTCTTTGAATATCTCGCAATAATAACGGCGAAATCAGCAAAGGGAAGCCCGATGAAGGTATTGTTCCTCTTCTCCATAGTGACGGCAGTTACAAGCGCATTCCTTGACAATGTCACAACCGTTCTTCTGCTTACACCGATGCTTCTGTACATAGCAAAGGTTATGGACTTAAATCCGATTCCGTTCCTGATGGCTGAGATCATCGCCTCAAATGTTGGAGGCATGGGTACACTCATAGGAGATCCACCAAATATCATGATCGCCTCATCTGCCGGACTTTCATTCAATGAATTTCTTATGATTATGGGGCCTATTGCCTTAGTTGACCTGCTGATTATCTTAGTAATCTTCTTCCTGATGTACAGAAAGAATCTGAAGGTTGATGAAACAGAGAGGAAGGCTATAAAAAACACCCTGGATTCACTGGACGAAAAAGCAGCAATCCAGGATATTGAACTCTTTAAAAAGTCAATAATCACACTTGCATTTGTAATTGCACTCTTCTTTATGCACAGCAGCATCGGGGAGATACTTCACCTGGTAATTCCGTTTGTTGACCCTTCAATGACTCTTGAACCGGCAGAAGTTGCACTTATAGGCGCTGCACTCATACTCATCTGGTCAAGGCAGTCTCCGGAGATGGTATTTGAAAAGATTGAATGGCCGGCCCTCTTCTTCTTTGGAGGGCTTTTTGTCCTCGTAGGTGGTCTTGTTGAGACAGGAGTAATAGCTGACATAGCACAGTTTATGATTGACAATGTAAAAACAACAGGTGAAGCAATGTTTGTTATTGCATGGTTTGCAGGAATCGCCTCTGCAATTGTGGACAATATACCGCTCACGGCTGCACTGATTCCCCTGATACATGACATCGGTGCAAATCCGGCAACTGCAATAGATACATACCCGCTGTGGTGGGCACTGTCACTTGGAGCATGTCTTGGAGGAAACGGTACTGCAATTGCTGCATCAGCAAATGTCGTTGTAATCGGTATCGGTGAGAGGGAAGGCATCCATATATCATTTATGGACTTTCTTAAAATCGGAATGCTTGTGCTCTTCATAACAATTTCTGTCGGGCTTTTAATGCTTTATATGATGTTTTAA
- a CDS encoding universal stress protein → MNKILVLLDGSKWSHKAAKHAKMLAEKKGDTEIVLFSVIDREEIRSTAFYYCKQNNSCNIIKDYEEKIQRDIRHDINEEISEILLRFNKEGIKCSSRLAVGLREEEILKEVNSEDYLYIVMGAFGKKSNVKTGTLAGIVAKDIEIPMIIIH, encoded by the coding sequence ATGAATAAAATACTAGTGCTCCTGGACGGATCAAAATGGAGCCATAAAGCCGCAAAGCATGCCAAAATGCTTGCGGAGAAGAAAGGCGATACTGAAATAGTATTATTTTCAGTAATTGACAGGGAAGAGATCAGATCCACCGCCTTTTATTATTGTAAACAGAACAACTCATGCAATATAATAAAGGATTACGAGGAGAAGATCCAGAGAGATATACGCCATGACATAAACGAGGAGATCTCTGAGATTCTCCTAAGGTTTAACAAAGAAGGCATAAAGTGCTCTTCACGGTTAGCAGTCGGACTTCGTGAGGAAGAGATATTAAAAGAAGTTAATTCTGAAGATTACTTATACATTGTCATGGGTGCTTTTGGTAAAAAATCCAATGTTAAAACCGGAACATTAGCAGGAATAGTAGCGAAGGATATTGAAATTCCGATGATAATCATTCACTGA
- a CDS encoding response regulator — protein MKRILVVEDEMIVAMAIKKSLKNLGYDIVGHSTRGEDAVLKAGELKPDLILMDIRLKGEMDGVDAAERIKSLYGIPVIFLTAHSDLDTMQRAIKAEPAGYLVKPFNERELHTNIEMSLYKSRIKSRVDERSTAGNADAIKSIRVLKEPVLATDKEFRIIGINQAFSEMAGVSESEAEGVFVPDIIVHSKKSVDGGNIVWPDQLNLRTGDSDEPVILNAGYMHNPDGEFSGLILHVQSKFPDDGEKNDQKNIYLQILEYDKYPVFIIDKSLNIIYYNSLFLDICRNIGISEYFLSRPVYEIPGFSVFGEIDDYRDTMRLKNPDFSVKLFKKGNDSLYIEFMRIPLLSDGKITHVAVRMTDITVERRYDDMEEDLEGRIDRLEFFIDGMMSSIKAMKNPVFEIMKRSASKDDSNLTEISDYNSDINVLVNKIEMKSLEFEELRKG, from the coding sequence ATGAAAAGAATTCTTGTTGTTGAGGATGAGATGATTGTTGCGATGGCAATTAAAAAATCCCTAAAAAACCTTGGATATGATATTGTTGGACATTCTACAAGAGGTGAAGATGCAGTACTTAAAGCAGGTGAGCTAAAACCTGACCTGATACTGATGGATATCAGGTTAAAGGGGGAGATGGATGGGGTTGATGCAGCGGAAAGAATAAAGTCTCTGTATGGGATCCCCGTAATATTTTTGACAGCACATTCCGATCTTGACACAATGCAGAGAGCTATTAAGGCTGAACCTGCCGGTTATCTCGTCAAACCCTTCAACGAGAGGGAACTTCATACCAATATCGAGATGTCCCTTTACAAATCCAGAATTAAAAGCCGGGTGGATGAGAGGAGCACTGCCGGAAATGCCGATGCGATTAAGAGTATAAGAGTTCTCAAAGAACCGGTATTAGCTACAGATAAAGAATTCCGGATTATTGGTATAAATCAGGCATTTTCAGAGATGGCCGGTGTTAGTGAATCTGAGGCTGAGGGTGTTTTTGTACCGGATATAATTGTCCATTCCAAAAAATCAGTTGATGGTGGAAATATTGTATGGCCTGATCAGTTAAATCTCAGGACTGGTGACTCAGATGAACCTGTAATTCTCAATGCCGGCTATATGCACAACCCTGACGGGGAGTTTTCAGGTTTAATTCTGCATGTTCAGAGTAAATTTCCGGATGACGGGGAGAAGAATGATCAGAAGAATATTTACCTTCAGATTCTTGAATATGACAAATATCCGGTTTTTATCATTGATAAATCCCTTAATATAATATATTACAATTCTTTATTTTTAGACATATGCAGGAATATTGGAATATCAGAATATTTTCTGAGCCGCCCTGTATATGAAATACCGGGTTTTTCTGTGTTTGGTGAGATTGATGATTATCGTGATACCATGCGGCTTAAAAATCCGGATTTTTCCGTTAAATTATTTAAGAAAGGAAATGATTCCCTTTATATTGAATTTATGAGGATTCCGCTCCTCTCAGACGGAAAAATAACTCATGTTGCTGTCCGGATGACAGATATCACTGTGGAGAGGCGATATGATGATATGGAAGAAGACCTTGAGGGGAGGATAGACCGCCTTGAATTCTTTATAGATGGGATGATGTCATCTATTAAAGCTATGAAGAACCCTGTTTTTGAGATTATGAAGAGATCGGCTTCTAAAGATGATTCCAATCTCACTGAGATATCTGATTACAACTCCGATATAAACGTCCTTGTGAATAAAATTGAGATGAAGTCACTTGAATTTGAGGAACTGAGGAAGGGCTGA
- a CDS encoding PAS domain S-box protein — protein MDNSGKILDVNDKFADLVKFKYTDLKGRNILEPELFSGENLKKINNSVKKCIAGEIPEDSVICTEVVTPDGIKKYNLLFIMISQNRRNFGFIMVLYDVTEILAAKSELLRINELLDNIISFLPVPAFAMDKDHIITRWNVALENYTGISAGDIIGTKDAWKPFFKEKTPMLADLVIDHKGRDSELSSYDPSAFGYNGIEETRHFNNPGGIGDTWFRMSAELLKDNEGNITGAIQVFEDITGLKYTEKELLESRELYRDVVDVNSEYIVRFRDDRTITFCNEAYCRLLGKSPEEISGNLFGLDICGENISLFSDFFSSLTPDKFSGSVENRAVLPDGSTCWIRWDIVAFFDEHGDVREYQAIGRDITDQKNAIEDLLKAEKKFRDLCDFLPQTVFELDIKRNVVFLNKRGYDKLGYSPDDLDKGLGFLDLVIPEDHNRALDNIVLSSYGRELGIRYTMKKKDGTLFGAMLFTSPIMRGRTPVGVRGIVIDLSNVKEPDAVYNLSNNLYIENLKESLKEKETLLKEVHHRVKNNLQIITSILRLHSYNTSDQGLKDILQECYNQVYSMSMLHEKMYRSDTLSDVGADDHIRSLGSYLINEISARGADVRFLADIDPEIRFSLDKGIPLSLMLNEMITNSLKYAFSGDGPGQISISLQKYNYGNYRLIYSDNGCGLPEGFRIEDSESLGFELITNLAEQLDGKLEIENNGGLKYILIFPVQ, from the coding sequence ATGGACAATTCCGGCAAAATTCTGGATGTAAATGATAAATTTGCAGATCTGGTTAAATTTAAGTACACAGATTTAAAAGGCAGAAATATTCTTGAACCCGAACTCTTCTCAGGAGAAAACCTCAAAAAGATCAATAATTCAGTAAAAAAATGTATTGCGGGAGAAATACCGGAAGATTCCGTTATATGCACTGAAGTTGTTACTCCTGACGGAATAAAAAAGTATAATCTTTTATTCATTATGATCTCACAGAACCGGCGGAATTTTGGTTTTATCATGGTGCTCTATGATGTTACTGAAATACTGGCGGCAAAATCAGAACTTCTAAGAATTAACGAACTTCTGGATAATATCATAAGTTTTCTTCCGGTTCCGGCATTTGCAATGGACAAAGATCATATTATTACACGCTGGAATGTGGCGCTTGAGAATTATACCGGAATCTCTGCGGGGGATATTATAGGGACTAAAGATGCCTGGAAACCATTCTTTAAGGAAAAAACTCCTATGCTTGCAGATCTTGTTATCGATCATAAAGGCAGGGATTCAGAACTGTCTTCATATGATCCTTCTGCATTTGGTTACAATGGCATTGAGGAGACGAGGCACTTTAATAATCCCGGCGGTATAGGTGACACCTGGTTCAGAATGAGTGCTGAACTTTTAAAGGACAATGAGGGCAATATTACAGGTGCAATTCAGGTCTTTGAGGATATAACCGGACTTAAATACACTGAGAAGGAACTGCTTGAGAGTCGTGAACTTTACAGGGATGTTGTGGACGTAAATTCTGAATATATTGTAAGATTCAGGGATGACCGCACAATTACATTCTGCAATGAGGCATACTGCAGACTACTGGGCAAAAGTCCGGAGGAGATATCCGGAAATCTCTTCGGGCTGGACATATGCGGGGAGAATATATCATTATTCTCCGATTTTTTCAGTTCTCTTACACCTGATAAATTCTCCGGCTCAGTTGAGAACAGAGCTGTCCTGCCTGACGGGAGTACCTGCTGGATTAGATGGGATATAGTAGCTTTCTTTGATGAACATGGAGATGTACGTGAATATCAGGCAATCGGCAGGGATATTACTGACCAGAAAAATGCCATAGAAGATCTGCTTAAAGCTGAGAAGAAATTCAGGGATCTCTGTGATTTTCTGCCCCAGACAGTTTTTGAACTTGATATTAAGAGGAATGTTGTCTTCCTTAATAAAAGGGGCTATGACAAACTTGGTTACTCTCCGGATGACCTGGATAAAGGGCTTGGTTTTCTGGACCTTGTAATTCCCGAAGATCATAACAGGGCACTTGACAATATTGTTTTGTCATCATATGGCAGGGAACTTGGAATCAGGTACACTATGAAGAAGAAAGACGGGACATTATTCGGTGCAATGCTTTTTACAAGTCCCATTATGAGAGGAAGGACCCCTGTAGGTGTCAGAGGTATTGTTATAGATTTAAGCAATGTTAAAGAGCCTGATGCTGTTTATAATCTCAGCAATAATTTATACATCGAAAATCTTAAAGAGTCACTTAAGGAGAAAGAGACTCTGCTAAAAGAGGTCCATCACAGGGTAAAGAATAACCTCCAGATTATCACAAGTATCCTTAGACTGCACTCATACAATACATCTGATCAGGGCCTTAAGGATATATTGCAGGAATGCTATAATCAGGTTTATTCTATGAGCATGCTTCATGAAAAGATGTACCGCTCAGATACCCTTTCAGATGTTGGTGCTGATGACCATATAAGATCTCTTGGTTCATATCTCATAAATGAGATATCTGCGAGAGGGGCAGATGTAAGATTTCTGGCTGATATTGACCCTGAGATCAGATTCTCCCTTGATAAGGGTATACCACTCAGCCTTATGCTGAATGAGATGATTACCAATTCACTGAAGTATGCATTTTCAGGTGATGGTCCCGGACAGATAAGCATTTCTCTGCAAAAGTATAATTACGGTAATTACAGGCTTATATACTCAGATAACGGTTGCGGCCTCCCGGAGGGTTTCAGAATAGAAGATTCCGAGAGTCTGGGCTTTGAACTGATTACAAACCTGGCAGAACAGCTTGACGGGAAACTTGAAATTGAAAATAACGGTGGTCTGAAGTATATACTTATCTTTCCGGTACAGTGA
- a CDS encoding tryptophan transporter — protein MKSKDIAIVGICLAIGAILRFVANMFPGAIVGNPVIALYCLAIILIRPSVKEAAGIGLVAGVMSMMISHSIFPPANLISEPLGAVVCAVTYSLLKEKIPLKEAVTTFVSTCVSGFSFIGICMAVMLASVVAVPTGTVTGFFIAVLPIVIITAVINSVVTQILYIPSKKVLAR, from the coding sequence ATGAAATCAAAAGATATAGCAATTGTAGGAATATGCCTTGCAATCGGGGCAATTCTAAGGTTTGTTGCAAATATGTTCCCCGGAGCAATTGTCGGAAATCCGGTAATTGCCCTTTACTGCCTTGCAATTATTCTTATAAGACCATCGGTAAAGGAAGCAGCAGGAATAGGGCTTGTGGCAGGGGTTATGTCAATGATGATCAGCCATTCGATATTTCCGCCGGCAAACCTCATCAGCGAGCCTTTGGGAGCAGTTGTATGCGCAGTGACATACAGTCTGTTAAAGGAGAAGATACCATTAAAAGAGGCCGTTACAACATTTGTATCAACATGTGTAAGTGGATTTTCCTTCATAGGAATCTGCATGGCTGTGATGCTGGCATCAGTTGTAGCGGTTCCTACAGGGACAGTTACCGGATTTTTCATTGCCGTTCTTCCAATAGTGATAATAACAGCAGTCATTAATTCGGTTGTTACACAGATACTTTACATTCCGTCAAAGAAAGTTCTGGCAAGGTGA
- a CDS encoding energy-coupling factor transporter ATPase → MKSRDIAIAGILLAIGAILRYLSNIVPGAIVANPIIALYCLAIILIAPKVKDALGIGIVAGIISAIISHSIFPPANLISEPIGALVCLGVYNLTRNRIPLSPGISTFIATLASGFSFLIISIVVIMSSIISAPGESFTFEVFVLTVSPIIILTAIANSVITQILSIPSSRILMRNSSGIPEESSFSGHTGTTAEKRERRDEFPAFRFENYSYRYPQGNVEALSEINLEIEKGEFILVNGTTGAGKTTFCLAAAGILNHEYEGTSGGRLEIFGREVLEYQDMGEIGSHIGFVFDDADAQLIFTTVEEEVLSGLENRGLDERSVRDKLEEIMDLTEISGLRYRAPHTLSGGQKQRVALAATLASGTECLILDEATAELDTEATEKIIKILSKLKSEGKTIIVVEQKPEEMSGIADRVVIIDNGRISGNYPADEYFRDYNIRKDESSAEVECAGKIFVNTAELTERNIDRTVVEFKDVTHNYGKETALDNVSLKIYKGELIAIIGENGSGKTTLSKHINGLLKPTSGEVVVAGINTAGSTVTELAKHAGLVFQNPDTMLFEDSVEKEILFGLKNTGADLAKDPDYINRILEEFGLSGRNDTFPRSMSRGERQRLAIACVTAMKPEIIILDEPTTGLDPEESLRIMNIIRRLAEDGHTVIMVSHDMKIVEKHAGRIIKMEGGKITRDISCSISGVN, encoded by the coding sequence ATGAAATCACGGGACATCGCCATAGCAGGAATACTCCTGGCAATAGGTGCAATTTTAAGGTACCTCTCAAACATAGTACCGGGCGCCATAGTAGCCAATCCGATAATAGCCCTTTACTGCCTTGCAATTATACTCATTGCACCGAAAGTGAAGGATGCACTTGGAATTGGCATAGTCGCCGGAATTATATCCGCAATAATCAGCCATTCGATTTTTCCGCCGGCAAACCTCATCAGTGAGCCAATTGGTGCACTAGTCTGTCTTGGAGTATATAACCTTACCAGGAACAGAATTCCGCTCTCGCCCGGAATTTCAACCTTTATTGCAACACTTGCAAGCGGATTTTCATTCCTCATCATAAGCATTGTAGTGATAATGTCTTCTATAATCTCTGCACCCGGAGAGTCCTTCACATTTGAGGTATTTGTGCTGACAGTATCACCAATAATTATTCTTACAGCCATCGCAAACTCTGTAATTACCCAGATACTCTCAATTCCTTCATCAAGAATTCTGATGAGAAACTCCTCAGGCATTCCCGAGGAAAGTTCATTTTCCGGACATACAGGAACAACTGCCGAAAAGAGAGAGAGAAGAGATGAATTTCCGGCTTTCAGATTTGAAAATTATTCATACAGATACCCACAGGGTAATGTTGAGGCGCTCAGCGAAATTAATCTTGAGATTGAAAAAGGTGAATTCATCCTTGTAAACGGGACTACAGGTGCAGGAAAGACAACATTCTGCCTTGCAGCAGCCGGCATTTTAAACCATGAATATGAAGGAACCTCTGGTGGCAGGCTGGAGATTTTCGGCAGAGAAGTTCTGGAATACCAGGATATGGGAGAGATTGGCAGTCATATAGGCTTTGTATTCGATGACGCAGACGCTCAGCTGATCTTTACGACTGTAGAAGAGGAAGTGCTCTCCGGGCTTGAGAACCGCGGGCTTGATGAAAGATCAGTCAGGGACAAACTTGAGGAGATTATGGACCTGACTGAAATTTCGGGCTTAAGGTACAGGGCACCGCATACACTCTCCGGGGGGCAGAAACAGAGGGTAGCACTGGCGGCAACTCTTGCGTCAGGAACTGAATGCTTAATTCTTGATGAGGCAACTGCAGAACTTGACACTGAGGCAACTGAGAAGATAATAAAGATCCTCTCTAAACTTAAAAGTGAAGGCAAAACTATCATCGTTGTCGAGCAGAAACCCGAAGAGATGTCGGGAATTGCTGACAGAGTCGTAATTATAGATAACGGAAGGATTTCCGGAAACTACCCCGCAGACGAATATTTCAGAGATTATAATATACGGAAAGATGAGAGCAGTGCTGAAGTGGAATGTGCCGGAAAAATATTTGTAAATACAGCAGAACTTACAGAGAGAAACATTGACAGGACAGTCGTTGAATTTAAAGATGTCACACATAATTACGGCAAAGAGACAGCCCTTGACAATGTATCATTAAAGATATATAAGGGAGAACTGATTGCCATAATAGGTGAGAACGGTTCGGGAAAGACAACACTGTCAAAGCATATAAACGGGCTGTTAAAACCGACCTCAGGGGAAGTTGTGGTCGCCGGAATCAATACCGCAGGAAGTACAGTCACAGAACTTGCAAAACATGCAGGACTGGTATTTCAGAATCCCGACACCATGCTCTTTGAGGACAGTGTCGAGAAGGAGATATTATTCGGCCTTAAGAATACCGGCGCTGATTTGGCCAAAGATCCGGATTACATCAACAGAATCCTTGAAGAGTTCGGGCTTTCAGGCAGAAACGATACATTTCCCCGTTCAATGAGCCGTGGGGAGAGGCAGAGGCTTGCAATTGCCTGTGTAACCGCGATGAAACCGGAGATTATCATACTTGATGAACCGACAACCGGGCTTGACCCTGAGGAGTCGCTCAGGATAATGAATATCATCCGCCGTCTTGCAGAGGATGGGCATACAGTCATTATGGTCAGCCATGATATGAAGATTGTAGAGAAGCATGCCGGAAGGATCATAAAAATGGAAGGCGGAAAGATTACCAGAGATATTTCATGCAGTATTTCCGGGGTGAACTGA
- a CDS encoding energy-coupling factor transporter transmembrane component T family protein: MAEILQYKRINGIFHNLNALSKVLFLIFVLLTAIAATDPVIIAGLVVVLFILSAIGKFAGELARQVPMLVFLSAGLVLLTVLTMQSGDVVGYLIPSAVPVIGGNIPITTGALNFAAILSLRFFAMLFAFQILIISTQPRDLVHALQKARMPVDYTLMLLIAIRFIPSLQLEGKRIQEAQLARAYNPGGGITGKVKSLTPIIIPLVSNALGKANVLGLTIDMRGLRTMKRTPLVEDRLKSADYICIVLILVAGAVMAAYFTGTIAL, encoded by the coding sequence ATGGCAGAGATATTACAGTACAAAAGAATAAACGGCATATTTCACAACTTAAATGCACTCTCAAAGGTGCTCTTTTTAATTTTTGTACTGCTGACCGCAATTGCAGCGACTGATCCTGTTATAATTGCCGGGCTTGTGGTAGTTCTCTTTATCCTTTCTGCAATCGGTAAATTCGCAGGCGAACTTGCAAGACAGGTGCCTATGCTTGTATTCCTCTCTGCCGGACTTGTGCTGCTTACGGTTCTGACCATGCAGAGCGGAGATGTGGTAGGATACCTGATTCCGTCAGCAGTTCCTGTGATAGGAGGAAATATACCGATAACAACAGGTGCCCTTAACTTTGCGGCAATTCTCTCACTGAGGTTCTTTGCAATGCTCTTTGCATTCCAGATACTTATCATATCCACACAGCCAAGGGACCTTGTCCATGCACTTCAGAAGGCCAGAATGCCGGTGGACTACACCCTCATGCTCCTGATAGCAATCAGGTTTATCCCAAGTCTTCAGCTTGAGGGTAAGAGAATTCAGGAGGCACAGCTTGCAAGGGCATACAATCCGGGAGGGGGCATCACCGGAAAAGTGAAATCACTGACACCGATCATAATTCCGCTTGTTTCAAACGCACTTGGAAAAGCAAACGTCCTGGGACTCACCATTGACATGAGGGGCTTAAGGACAATGAAAAGGACACCGCTTGTAGAGGATCGGTTAAAGAGTGCCGATTATATCTGTATTGTACTGATACTTGTTGCAGGTGCTGTGATGGCAGCGTATTTCACAGGTACGATTGCACTCTGA
- a CDS encoding type II toxin-antitoxin system HicB family antitoxin yields MSNFTAVIFEEEGCYIAECPEVGTVSQGRTIEEALKNLKEATELYLEEFPVTKRGNPIITSFEIIPA; encoded by the coding sequence ATGAGTAATTTCACGGCAGTAATCTTTGAAGAAGAAGGATGCTATATTGCAGAATGTCCGGAAGTCGGGACCGTGAGCCAGGGAAGAACAATAGAAGAAGCACTAAAAAATCTAAAAGAGGCTACAGAACTCTACCTTGAAGAATTTCCGGTTACGAAAAGAGGGAATCCCATCATAACTTCCTTTGAGATAATTCCGGCATAA
- a CDS encoding type II toxin-antitoxin system HicA family toxin — MSGQSGNHVRLSRITPFGKVGTVIPKHKELKPGTLRGALKLAKIDIDDFYKKLHGD, encoded by the coding sequence ATATCCGGCCAAAGCGGGAACCATGTAAGACTGTCCAGAATTACACCCTTTGGAAAAGTTGGAACTGTCATCCCAAAGCATAAGGAACTAAAACCCGGAACCTTAAGAGGTGCCTTAAAACTTGCTAAGATTGACATTGATGACTTTTACAAAAAACTGCATGGAGATTGA
- a CDS encoding winged helix-turn-helix transcriptional regulator, with protein sequence MPGVDFSGADGNETFADLPLWVQVSEIVCLIFSLFAIIKYLPVLIGKTKTYRKNPKRNLILDYISENPGATLSDIERSLMINRGTLRYHIDILNSSHKISIMHRGNKAHLFYNSGRYSENQKKAIVISGNEAAMRIISIIDNNPGITNKQIAVILGVNKGTVTYHIRKLKEAETILEEKAGTQKMYSINSVLSSKLKN encoded by the coding sequence ATGCCGGGAGTTGACTTTAGCGGTGCTGATGGCAATGAAACCTTTGCTGATCTCCCGTTGTGGGTGCAGGTCTCAGAAATTGTATGTTTAATTTTTTCATTGTTTGCAATTATAAAATATTTGCCTGTCTTAATTGGAAAAACAAAGACATACAGAAAAAATCCAAAACGAAATCTGATACTGGATTATATCTCCGAAAATCCAGGTGCGACACTTTCTGATATTGAAAGGTCATTAATGATAAACAGGGGCACTCTCAGGTACCATATTGATATTCTGAATTCATCTCATAAAATATCAATAATGCACAGGGGAAATAAAGCACATCTCTTCTATAACAGCGGAAGATATTCAGAGAACCAGAAAAAAGCAATTGTCATATCTGGAAATGAGGCAGCAATGAGAATTATCAGCATTATTGATAATAATCCCGGAATTACAAACAAACAGATTGCCGTAATTCTGGGTGTGAACAAGGGAACAGTTACATACCATATAAGAAAGCTTAAGGAAGCAGAAACAATTCTGGAGGAGAAAGCCGGAACGCAGAAGATGTATTCCATAAATTCTGTTCTCTCTTCTAAACTTAAAAACTAA